In the Pyrolobus fumarii 1A genome, one interval contains:
- the carA gene encoding glutamine-hydrolyzing carbamoyl-phosphate synthase small subunit, translating into MPVVKPPRCKRRLRARLLLEDGTRIEGCGFGATGVRVGEVVFTTNMVGYPEALTDPSFRGQILVYTHPMVGNYGVPDPRIKVHGIPAHYESDRIQVEGFIVTEETVPHHWASVKTLHEWLRESNVPGMSRVDTRALVKRLREKGVMMGVLAVYEEGEEPDWEELREVLEKSPRYDDIRYAELVSPTEPITHKPEGIEAKYHVAMLDCGVKYGILRNLLSRGFQVTRYPCNTPPEKLVDGYDGVVLSNGPGNPALLEKQIEIVRGLLEYRVPILAICLGNQLLALAHGAKIFKLKYGHRGPNKPVVDVTTGHCYITTQNHGYAIDAKSLEGTGLHVWFINPDDKTVEGLRHEKLPIVSTQFHPEASPGPWDTTWVFELYSKVIENSRG; encoded by the coding sequence ATCGAGGGCTGTGGGTTCGGCGCTACTGGTGTACGTGTGGGCGAGGTAGTGTTCACCACCAATATGGTTGGTTATCCAGAGGCTCTCACGGATCCAAGCTTCCGTGGCCAGATACTGGTCTATACGCATCCTATGGTGGGCAACTATGGCGTGCCAGACCCGAGGATAAAGGTGCATGGTATACCTGCGCACTACGAATCTGACCGTATACAGGTGGAGGGGTTCATCGTAACTGAGGAGACTGTGCCGCACCACTGGGCTTCTGTGAAGACACTACACGAGTGGCTCCGTGAGAGCAACGTACCGGGTATGAGCAGGGTCGACACCAGAGCTCTAGTCAAGAGGCTACGTGAGAAGGGTGTAATGATGGGCGTTCTAGCCGTATACGAGGAGGGAGAAGAGCCAGATTGGGAGGAGCTAAGAGAGGTGTTGGAGAAGAGCCCACGTTACGACGATATTAGGTATGCAGAGCTTGTGTCACCTACCGAGCCTATCACGCACAAACCCGAGGGTATAGAGGCGAAGTATCACGTCGCGATGCTTGACTGTGGAGTCAAATATGGCATACTGAGGAACCTGCTCTCGAGAGGCTTCCAGGTAACAAGATACCCGTGCAACACGCCACCAGAGAAGCTAGTTGATGGGTATGATGGCGTCGTGCTGAGCAATGGGCCAGGAAACCCCGCGTTACTAGAGAAGCAGATAGAGATAGTACGTGGCCTCCTTGAGTATCGCGTACCTATCCTTGCGATATGTCTGGGTAACCAGCTGTTGGCTCTAGCACATGGAGCCAAGATATTCAAGCTGAAGTATGGCCATCGCGGTCCTAACAAGCCCGTAGTTGACGTTACAACGGGCCATTGCTACATAACAACGCAGAACCACGGCTACGCCATTGACGCCAAGAGCTTGGAGGGTACAGGCCTACACGTGTGGTTCATAAACCCGGATGACAAGACGGTCGAAGGCTTACGCCACGAGAAGCTCCCAATCGTGTCAACCCAGTTCCACCCCGAGGCCAGCCCAGGCCCATGGGATACCACGTGGGTTTTCGAGCTATACTCGAAAGTTATAGAGAACAGTAGGGGGTGA